The Lasioglossum baleicum chromosome 12, iyLasBale1, whole genome shotgun sequence genome segment CATCTGGCATGAAATGGTCCTTCATGAACAAGCCATCGGATGGAAGGCCAAAGTATCTGGTAGTTAACGGAGACGAAGGAGAGCCTGGCACATGCAAGGACCGCGAGATCCTCCGCCACGATCCACACAAACTAGTGGAGGGTTGTTTGATTGCTGGTCGTGCAATGGGAGCTTGTGCAGCCTATATTTACATCCGTGGAGAATTCTACAATGAGGCATCCAACATGCAAGTGGCCATTGCGGAAGCCTACCAAGCTGGACTCATTGGGAAGGATGCCTGTGGCTCTGGCTATAACTTCGACATTTATGTCCAACGTGGAGCTGGTGCCTACATCTGTGGAGAGGAGACAGCTCTGATAGAATCTATCGAAGGAAAACAAGGAAAGCCCAGGCTAAAACCACCATTCCCAGCAGACGTTGGCTTGTTTGGGTGTCCTACGACTGTCACCAATGTAGAGACTGTGGCTGTGGCTCCTGTAGGTATTTGGCATTGTTGTGAAACAATCGCGTATAGAGATCTAGACATctctaaaattaatatttctttttatagaCTATTTGCCGACGAGGGGGAGCCTGGTTTGCGTCATTCGGCCGAGTGCGTAATCACGGCACAAAATTGTTCAACATCTCCGGCCACGTGAACAACCCGTGCACCGTAGAAGAAGAAATGTCCATTCCTTTGAAAGAACTGATCGACAGGCATGCCGGCGGAGTGATCGGCGGATGGGACAACCTGATGGGAGTGATTCCTGGAGGCTCGTCCACTCCTGTCATTCCCAAAAGGTGCTACACTCTCGTCtgtttcattataatttcaactaAAAGTGCTGTTGCTTCTAAAAGAATTCATGAGGAAATGTTTGAAAGGCTATTAAGTAGAGCTAGTACTTCTACCCGCGTATTTGAGATACCTGGGTATCTCATGAGATAACCGAGTGCCCGGATACCGAAGTATCTCATGGGGTCCAGGACTTGCTATTAGAACTATTACTATCCGAGCCGCCGCGGACCGCACCGTACAGTGGGTCAAGCCGATGAACTGTGtgttaaaatttttatagaaatgagatagaaaaTTATAGAGGAAGCAACATGAAATCCGCATTTCCAGGCCGAGAACTACGTTTAGAAGTATGTAACAATATTTCCCGCCGTAGAAAATACACGTTCTGACTATGTTTTTATTCTGACAATGAGTTCAGATTCAGGTTATCTCATGAGATCGGTAGCCGACTGTCTCATGAGAGACCTGGATTCTCGGGTAATTTTCGCTTACCCGAGTATCTCATGACTTATCCGAGTATCTCGTAAGTCACAGCTCTACTATTAAGTCATCGCTGATACATAAAGCGCTAGCTAAGCTATCGAAACAATATTGCAGTGTCTGCGACACAGTATTACTGGACTTCGACGACCTCGTGAGAGCGCAGAGCTCGTTCGGCACAGCAGCCGTGATCGTGATGAATAAACAGACGGACATGATCAAGGCCATCACGCGGCTCCTCAGTTTCTATAAGCACGAGTCCTGCGGGCAGTGCACTCCGTGCCGCGAGGGTATCACCTGGATGTTCAAGATCCTGCAGAGGTACCTTCCGACCTTGTTCTGAACCTTCCGAGCAGCGGTAACGTTTCAACTAATTTTCAGATTCGTCGAAGGAAAAGCTGAAGAGCACGAGATAGACATGTTATGGGAGTTGACCAAGCAGATCGAGCTGCACACAATCTGCGCGTTAGCCGACGGTGCCGCGTGGCCGGTGCAGGGTCTGATCAGGCATTTCCGGCCAGAAATAGAGGCGCGAATTAGGGAGCGCAAACAGGGCGCCGCCGCTAACTGAATACAAAGGTAGTGACTAGACAAAGCCGAATTTTCCACGGTTTTATTACGCGATCGAGCCAGGCGGAAGGAAGAAAGTGCGGACTGTATGAAACCTGTTGTAagattttgtatttattttcagTGTACATAGCGAATCCACGCGCGGTGTAG includes the following:
- the Nd-51 gene encoding NADH dehydrogenase (ubiquinone) 51 kDa subunit encodes the protein MAGAIVRCFQVPRRQLGLLGSSLAQQQQRTLADAAPEGKKQGGPLADQDRIFTNLYGRHDWRLKGALKRGDWYKTKEILNKGSDWIINEIKVSGLRGRGGAGFPSGMKWSFMNKPSDGRPKYLVVNGDEGEPGTCKDREILRHDPHKLVEGCLIAGRAMGACAAYIYIRGEFYNEASNMQVAIAEAYQAGLIGKDACGSGYNFDIYVQRGAGAYICGEETALIESIEGKQGKPRLKPPFPADVGLFGCPTTVTNVETVAVAPTICRRGGAWFASFGRVRNHGTKLFNISGHVNNPCTVEEEMSIPLKELIDRHAGGVIGGWDNLMGVIPGGSSTPVIPKSVCDTVLLDFDDLVRAQSSFGTAAVIVMNKQTDMIKAITRLLSFYKHESCGQCTPCREGITWMFKILQRFVEGKAEEHEIDMLWELTKQIELHTICALADGAAWPVQGLIRHFRPEIEARIRERKQGAAAN